ACCTCGTAGTACTTCATTTCATATTCCAGGACGGTTGTCTGATTACTCACTAGCGTCAGGAAGTCCACCGCGCCCACCCGGTAGCTGGATATCGAAGATTCCAAAGCGAGAGTTGCCTGGGGAATAATTGCGCCGCCATAAAGCTCCAGCAAATTAGCATCAGTAGTGGTTTTTAAGAATGGGTCCTTCAGGCGGAAATAGAGGGTCGACAGAGTGCTCTCATATTGGCGGCGTTGCCCGATGAGCTCGGAGGTGGCTGCCTCCAGTTCGGGCCTCTGCTTGCGCCAGAAATAGAGCGGCACAGTGGCTTTGACCATCAACCCATACATTTGCGGCATGTCGCTCCGGTTGTAGAAGGAAAAACCGAATTCAAAATCCGGATAGAATGATTTTTTAGCAAGTGACACGCCCAGCTCGCCACGATCGATGTCCTTTCGATTCATCTGCACCTGGGGATTTTTTGCCAGAGCCAGCTGGTAAAGCTCGTCCAGGGTCCGCGATAACTTCGGGTTTTGGAGTTCCTGCAGGCGGGCGATCGGAGTGTCGGGCGGGCGGTAGAGCAGAGTATTGATTCGCACCTGCGCAGTCTCTTTCTCTTGCCGCAGGACAGCCAGCCGGTCGAGCAGGCGCGATACTTCGACTTGCGCCTTGAGGACATCCTGCTGGGCTGCCTGGCCGACCTTGTAACGCGCCTGGCTGATCTCGGAGAACTGGAGCAGGAGATCTCTTGATTTTTCCACGACGTCCGTCAACTTTTGGGCCAGGAACAGGTCGTAGTAAGCCATCTTTAATTCCGAAACGGC
The Terriglobia bacterium genome window above contains:
- a CDS encoding TolC family protein, with the protein product MILALSFMASLSGTSRGQDGTLDQLVQELLQKNPAILAARRAVDAKRAVVLPARTLPDPSITYENMGNLIPPTLQAGDPSSARVLRLAQEIPFPGKLNLQGQIASAEADAEMWRYEEVRREAVSELKMAYYDLFLAQKLTDVVEKSRDLLLQFSEISQARYKVGQAAQQDVLKAQVEVSRLLDRLAVLRQEKETAQVRINTLLYRPPDTPIARLQELQNPKLSRTLDELYQLALAKNPQVQMNRKDIDRGELGVSLAKKSFYPDFEFGFSFYNRSDMPQMYGLMVKATVPLYFWRKQRPELEAATSELIGQRRQYESTLSTLYFRLKDPFLKTTTDANLLELYGGAIIPQATLALESSISSYRVGAVDFLTLVSNQTTVLEYEMKYYEVLADFYKALASLEAITGEVLAE